TAAAGCATTCATTGTTTAATCTGAAGAAGGAGGGGGGAATGTCCTTGCAATGCAACTGTAGAGAAAAAACTGCATCTCTGTGTCTTCTCTTTAGTGCAAGTTTTAAACGTAAAACAACTGTAATGATTCCTCAgaggtaatgttttttttttcttaaaaaaaaaatcataacatgaaatatttcaaatatccAATGCGACtgccctttttgtttttgatttgaaataatttttttttttttttttgctttgtagcTTCCAACAGCTTTCCACAGCGAATGGTTTATTAGAACATAAACTCAGGAgggctcaccattttcctgtgAGTGTCATAGATCTTCTGCTCTCCTTCACCTTTTCCCATTGTggtaggctttttttttctcataaccatattctgaaaaaaaaaggtgattgACAGTCCGACTTCTGCCAGCTCAAGGAGGAGAAAGACAAAGGGAAAGGAACTGTACAGCAGGGCCTGACCAGAGATCAATCACAGAACCATTTCTTCATATAACACAGTAGGGTTCCCTTGGTAACCTGGATTTTCTGCAGTAAAGCAGGGTGGTGCTGAAACAGCGCCTCAGCTCCCGATTGGAGAAGATGCAGATGAAGGGGTTGACCCCGGCCTGGGCGAAGCTCATCCAGACGGCTGCAGTCAGGTACCCGGCGGGCACCACGGGGCCCCTGGCGAACACCCTCCAGTAGCAGGCCACCAGGTAGGGCCCCCAGAGCGCCAGGAAGAAGAAGGTGACGGCGTAGAACATCCTGCTTATCCTCTTTTCCGTTTTGAACTCGTCCAGCACCAGCAGGCGCCGCCTCCCCGCCGCGTTGGTGTTCTGCCGGATCCCCAGcagggtgggcggggtggggccCCTGCCGAATCCCGCCAGCCAGTTGGCGGCCGCCTGGCCACTGGCCCCGGGCCCGTGGAAGGTCCAGTTCTGGCTGACGGCCGGCACGAACTGCACCGGCTTCATCTTCCGCCGGTCGTGGACGAAGAAGATGAGCTTGAGGTAGACGAGCTGCGTGGCGAGGAGGATGAGGGCCAGCAGCAGCATGAAGCCCAGCGAGTCGTTGGCCCTGAAGGAGCGGTGCTGGAACGTGCACTGGTCCTCCTCCCGGATGAAGGAGTACGTCCCCACGTCCAGCACCGGCGGGAACGCCATGGCGACGGACAGCGTCCACACCATGCAGATGACGGCCAGGCAGGTCCAGAAGGTGAGCCGCTTGGTGTAGAAGCGGTGGTGCGCGATGGCCAGGTAGCGCGTGACGCTGACGCAGAAGAGCATGAAGGCGGTGTGGAAGCAGGAGAGCACGCCCAGGAAGGCGATCACCTTGCAGGTGAGCGTGCCGTACGTCCAGGCCGAGCCGTTCTTGACGGAGGTGAAGACGAAGGGGAAGCAGACGGCGGAGCGCAGGATGTCCGAGGCGCACAGGTCCAGCAGGAAGTAGTAGGGCGCCCTGTGCAGGCTCTTGTCTTTCACCAGGAGGATGGAGATCAGAAGGTTGCCCACCACGCCGACGCCGATGATGAATCCCAGGGAGGTCAGTTTGAGGAAGGTGGCCAGTGGGGAGACACTCTGCAGGAAGCTGTGGTCGGCCGCATGGCTGTAGTTCGCCatagatggaggaggaggaatcaTGAGATACTAGCTTTCAATCAAGTCTCATGATCCGGAGGCACGGGAGGGGGAAGGGATAGATCCGTCGCTGTGCTTTAAAGTACAATCCAGGCTCGCGAGCAGCCCCTCTTGTAAGGCATCCTTTATTCTTTTGTCTCATCACAC
The nucleotide sequence above comes from Anguilla rostrata isolate EN2019 chromosome 7, ASM1855537v3, whole genome shotgun sequence. Encoded proteins:
- the LOC135259902 gene encoding probable G protein-coupled receptor 85 encodes the protein MIPPPPSMANYSHAADHSFLQSVSPLATFLKLTSLGFIIGVGVVGNLLISILLVKDKSLHRAPYYFLLDLCASDILRSAVCFPFVFTSVKNGSAWTYGTLTCKVIAFLGVLSCFHTAFMLFCVSVTRYLAIAHHRFYTKRLTFWTCLAVICMVWTLSVAMAFPPVLDVGTYSFIREEDQCTFQHRSFRANDSLGFMLLLALILLATQLVYLKLIFFVHDRRKMKPVQFVPAVSQNWTFHGPGASGQAAANWLAGFGRGPTPPTLLGIRQNTNAAGRRRLLVLDEFKTEKRISRMFYAVTFFFLALWGPYLVACYWRVFARGPVVPAGYLTAAVWMSFAQAGVNPFICIFSNRELRRCFSTTLLYCRKSRLPREPYCVI